The sequence AAATTGTTTTAACAAACTTTGCACCCCATTAAAATCAAATTCGTGCCCTCGAATTTGTGCCCGGTTTTTTATCGAGCTTCAGAACGCCACATCCTGTGGCTTCGCCTGACTAGGACGTCCTGTCCGTCGTCGAGCTTGCTCGATAAAATACCTTTAAAAAAACCGAGGCATCCGCCGGAGGCCTAACTTATTCAGTAAGGATATAAACCTTATTGAAACAGAAAACTGTTTGCATACACCCCTAAACCTCCATAGTGAAGTCTTTTACTGAATAAAGTTAACCTCTTTTTCTAACTCTATATCTTGACAAATTTAGATCTTTTTCACCTTTACCATCATACCCAATTTTTGCTATTAGTTCAAAAAAATTTACGTCCTCGTCATTCACGATAAACCTATATTCATAAGGTTATTAAATCGTTTAATTACTCCATTTTAGAACCAAACTACTTAAAAATCGTTCGACATCTTTCAGCAAACTTTTTCTGTGGATAACTTTATACACAAAATAAACAGCTGATTTATTCATCCTAGTCTATTTATAAACAATTTAGTCACAAGTTATCCACGGGTATTTGTGGATAAGAGAACGATTGTTCTTAGAAAACAAATCTGATACAGTAAAAGTACAAGCTAATGAAGCATAACTTTTACTATACGCAGGAAAGATATAAATAGAACATTTTTATAGAATTAAAGTAGTACATTTTAATGGAGGTGAATTCTGGCATGTATAAACTATCCGATGAGCTACTAATCCAATCCTATCATAAAGCAATCCAATTAAATTTAAGCCCCGATTTCATCCGTTTAATTGAAGCAGAAATTCACCGTCGATCCTTGTCCCATAAAATTACAGTAACTTCTTAAAACATCCCCATATAAATGGGGTTTTTTTCTTTATTTATTTTACATTCTTATATTCGTTGTAGTTTAAATAACCAATACATTCACCAACTTTAATTTCGCTTGGAACAACTATGGATTCTTCCCTAATAAAGGCTCCCGCTTGAAATAGTAAAACAACGGAGGACCCGAATGAAAAATAGGCCATTTCACTTCCCTTTGTTAGTTTCTCTTCTGTCGTTAATTTCTCAATTGAATTAATAAACATCGCTCCAACTTTGACAATGGCAACCGTTCCATTTAAAGTCTCCACCTCTGTGATCATACGATAATTTTTTGCCAACGGCTTTTTTCCATATTTTAATCCCATTGAATTGACAGGATATGATTTTGCTCCCAAAGTCCATTGCTTGTTGATTCTACCTGTTACAGGGCTATGTATTCGATGATAATGACTTGGGCTTAAATAAAAAATCATATAAGTGCCATCAACATAATCTTGAACGTTATCCATCCCACCGAGCATTTCCGCAATTGAATACACTTTCCCTTTAACGGTAATACAATGTTCGGCATCAATTTTACCGCACTCTTGAAGAACCGCATCAACAGGACTGATAACAGCAAAAGGATTTGGGTCAATGATTCGGGCCCCTTTTTTCAACTTTCTAGTAAAAAAATCATGAATGCTCTCGTAATCTTGTATTGACTTTTCCATTTCATGCAGATTAATTTGATAGATTCTAGAATAAATAGGAATGAAGTACTTGCTCAGCGTTGACTTTGAAAACCTCGCCAACGTTAGTGCAACCCTTTCCCGATTTAACAAGTCTATAAAAAATCTATAAATATTTCCTAACAATGTTTTCCCCCCAAAAAAAGACCCCATTTGTCACTTTACTATTAGGCATAAAAACTTTAAAATTATATATTATTATATAGTATACTTTAGGAGTTATTCCCTTTCCATAAGGAGTGAGGAGATGTTTTTATCAGGCGTAATTGATCAGACGATCAAAAAATTTAAAGCACAAATTGCAAATGTATTGACTCTCGGTAATTTGACTTTAGGCGGCTTTGCCATCATTAGTAGTATAAAAGGGGATCTAAATTTAAGCTTGCTATTAATTTTTATTGCTGCGCTTTTGGATCGGTTTGACGGAATGACAGCTCGAAAATTAAATAGTGAATCAGAACTTGGTGAACAATTAGATTCCATGAGTGATATTATATCATTCGGTGTTGCACCTGCGCTTCTATTATATCAAGGAATCTTATCTGAGTTCGGTGCCCCTGGCTCATTCTTTACAATTTTTTATATTGCCTGTGGTGCTTTTAGGCTTGCACGATTTAATGTTTCAAATACGAAAGGCTACTTCACAGGTCTTCCCATTACTGCAGCAGGGTGTATTATGACCCTCAGCTTTTTAGCCATTTCATTTTTACCTCCACAATTTTTCCTTTTTCTCAATATTATTCTTTCATTCCTCATGATCAGCACGTTCCGGATGAAAAAAGTTTAATATTCGTATGATTACAAAGTCAAGCCTTCTTAATCTCGAATGGCTTGAT is a genomic window of Niallia sp. XMNu-256 containing:
- a CDS encoding sporulation histidine kinase inhibitor Sda — encoded protein: MYKLSDELLIQSYHKAIQLNLSPDFIRLIEAEIHRRSLSHKITVTS
- a CDS encoding phosphatidylserine decarboxylase — its product is MLGNIYRFFIDLLNRERVALTLARFSKSTLSKYFIPIYSRIYQINLHEMEKSIQDYESIHDFFTRKLKKGARIIDPNPFAVISPVDAVLQECGKIDAEHCITVKGKVYSIAEMLGGMDNVQDYVDGTYMIFYLSPSHYHRIHSPVTGRINKQWTLGAKSYPVNSMGLKYGKKPLAKNYRMITEVETLNGTVAIVKVGAMFINSIEKLTTEEKLTKGSEMAYFSFGSSVVLLFQAGAFIREESIVVPSEIKVGECIGYLNYNEYKNVK
- the pssA gene encoding CDP-diacylglycerol--serine O-phosphatidyltransferase codes for the protein MFLSGVIDQTIKKFKAQIANVLTLGNLTLGGFAIISSIKGDLNLSLLLIFIAALLDRFDGMTARKLNSESELGEQLDSMSDIISFGVAPALLLYQGILSEFGAPGSFFTIFYIACGAFRLARFNVSNTKGYFTGLPITAAGCIMTLSFLAISFLPPQFFLFLNIILSFLMISTFRMKKV